The genomic stretch AACCAGCTTGTCAAAATATGCCTCCTCTTCACATATAATCGATTTGTAACGGTTCTGGAAGAGATGCCCGGCTCTTTTATGGCGACGGTTGTAGTACTGAGCATAACCGGAAAGCAGGCAGCGCATGTAGGTTGAGAGTCCGCTCTCGCCGCTTTTTAGAAGGATATGCAAATGGTTCGTCATCAGCGCATAGGCATAGATTGCTGTGCCGGAACCCTTCGCAAGAGTACCTGTGCGACGCAAAAACTCTTTCCGATCTTCATCATCGGTAAAAATAGCACCCCGCTCTATCCCCCGGATAATCACATGATGCAATGTTCCCAGCGCATCAAGTCTCGCTCCTCTCGGCATTTCAGCTCCTCAGATATTTTGCTGACTAATCCTTTGCTGTGAGCAATATAATGAATATACACTAACTTCTTCTCTTATTAAACAACGTCCCCAAGTCCCCTCTAGGGGCGAAGCCCCCTGGAAAAATCTCAATAGACCTTCAGCAATACATCAGCGGGTATGTGCAGTTCCTTGTGCAGAAGCCGAATCTGACGGATCGATAACGGGCGCTTCCGGTTTAACAGGTCACTTGTCCGGCTTTTCGATCCGATAATCCTTGTCAAATCCTGTTGGTCCATCCCCATTTGATCCATTCGAAATTCAATGGCAGCAATGGGATCAGGACTATCAATGGGAAAGTACTCTTCTTCGTAGTTTTCAATCAGAATTCCGAGGATTTCAAGCTCGTCTCCATCCTTTGTATCCGTTTTTGCATCAAATATCTCCTCAAGGCGTTTGAGCGCCTGCTGATAGTCTTGTTCTGTCTTTATCGGTTTGATTTGCATGACATTCTCCTAAATCATTGTTGCATCAATTTTATCATATTCGGCATGCGTTCCCACAAACCGGATGAATACCTGACCGTAATCAAAGTTAATCATTGCAATCAACCGGTATGTATTGCCTTTGATGTTGAAGACAACCCGGTTGCTGCTGAGAATGCTTGCTGATGGAAATTGCTGTTTCAGTTCATTTGGTGAACTCCAATGAGCTTGACCAGCCTCCCTGAACCAAGCCTTGAGCGGTTGTTCAGCATCTCTATGTTTCGTCCAGAACTGAACCAGAGTTTTTCGCGAAATGACTCTCAATTTCTCATTTGATTATGGTTTCACCTGAAATATACAAAGTTCCCCGATCGGGAACAACAGGCAAGATCGCCGTCAGAGCTGTAGACGACCCCCGGTATACTCACCCCTTAGGGCGAAGCCATAGTTATTTTATTTACAGAACGGCGTCACTGAGATCCACTGAATGCCTGAACACCCGTTTCAGCAGGATTTCCAAAGCTTCATGGCAGCTTCACATGCGCCAGAAGGATGGAAGAAAAAAGTTTCTCCCATTATTACACCGATACATGAGTTCAGTGCAACAGAGATTAAAGCCTTGCGTGAGCGTGAGGAGGTGAGCCAGACGGTTTTCGCCCTGTACATGAATGTGAGCAAAGATTCAGTCAGCCAATGGGAACGCGGACTCAAAAAACAGGCAGGCCCGACACTCAAGCTCCTCTCTCTAATAAAACAGAAAGGGCTGTCAGCTATTGCCTGACTTATCCTTATTGATGGTTAGAGCCGCCAACACAAAGCTCACCGTAAATCAGACCGGGGCTGCGTTTGTTGAGTTAATCGAGAATTTCACGGAGGTGCAGATGGTTCGTCATCAGCGCGTAGGCACAGATGACAAGATTCGGCCATAAAAAAGTTGCGCAACAGTATTCGTTTGGATACATTATGTAGTTATGAACACATTCATCCGTGCATCCGGTTTTGATTCCTGGTTATCTGATCTGACTGATCAAACTGCGAAAGCCAGAATTTTAGCCCGGCTTCAAAGTGCGGTTTTCGGGAATTTCGGGGAGTGTGAACCTGTTGGCGAAGGGGTTTCAGAGATGAAAATCCACGTTGGAGCAGGTTATCGAGTCTATTACACTCGAACAGGACAAACGGTTTACTTCCTTCTGGCTGGAGGCGATAAATCAACACAGAAAAAAGACATTGCCCGTGCAAAAAAAATGGCTCGGGAACTCAAAGAAAGCAACCGATGAAAACCACTTATGCGCCCTTCGATGTGGCGGATTATCTCAATAATGACCAGGTAATAGCAGAATACCTTACAGTGGCCGCTGAAGACCCCAATCCTGATGTGTTTATCGCTGCTATTGGAGATGTTGCAAAAGCTCGAGGAATATCTCAAATAGCTAAAGAATCTGGATTAGGCAGGGAAAGCCTCTACAAAGCCTTACGGATCGGCGCTCACCCTCGTTTTGAAACCATCAAGGCTGTCCTGCATGCCCTTGGCGTTAAACTGACTGTTGTTTCTGAGCACAGCGTGTGATGTGCTGATTCTGTAATGGAAAGACCAATCCCCGGAATCCGTTCATCACCCTGCTATTTCAGCTCCTCACCTATTATGCTGACTGAATCTGTAGTGTGAACAATGAAAGAAATTAACACAAACTTCTTCTCTTATTAAACGACGTCCCCTAGTAGCAAAGCGGCCCGCTCTCACCGCTTTTTAGCAGGATATGCAGATGGTTCGTCATCAGCGCATAGGCATAGATCGCTGTACCGGAACCCTTCGCAAGAGTACCCATACGACGTAAATACTCTTTCCGATCCTCATCATCGGTAAAAATAGCACCCCTCTCTATCCCCCGGATAATAACATGATGCAATGTTCCCGGCGCATCAAGTCTCGCTCCTCTCGGCATTTCAGCTCCTCAGATATTTTGCTGACTGAACCTGTACTGTGAGCAATGTAAGAAATTAATATGGACTTCTTCTTTTATTGAACAACGTCCCCTAAGGGGCGAAGCCGCCCACTGTTGTTTACCGGATTTCTTGGTCTTTTAATGAACTATGCGGGCAAGCCTATGACTGTCATTCAGGACAATGCGTCATTCCACAAAGGGAAAGCAGTTCAACCGATGCTGAAGGTGCTGGCTCAAAAGGAACTGAGGCTCTATTTCCTGCCAACCTATTATCCTGAACTCAATCGCATTGAAAAGTTTTGGCACAAGGGAAAGTATGAATTGATGGAATTTAAGACGCGAAACATCAAAACCCTTGAAGAAAATTTCCGCAAAAAACTTGGACGGTTTTTGGGTAGATTACGGAATGACTTTCTAATGAGGTCAAGCGCTTATCAAAAATCAATTTTTCGAAATGCCCTTATGTTTATTATAGCATGTAAACTCTACCCCCTGACCCTTAAATATTGCCCCATTAACAACATATACTCTTTTATCCGGCTCATCAATTTTCAATCTAGCTTTACTTGAAAATGTGTGAAATAGTTCAAAATTATAGTTTTTTGGTATATTTACAGTTATCATAAGATTTATTATTGGATGTCTTGATGAATGTGTTTCATATATATAACCATGGCTAAAGAGTTGAGTAAATACTAAAACAACTTCAATAGATTTTTCAGGATCTATACAGATATTTTTGTGTAAATATATAAATTTTTTTCCATCACCATTACCGTCAGCATCTTTATCATCAATTAGTTCAATATTTTCTTCATTACCTGAAGGATGTCTAACTTTAGCACTTATAATATCTGTTTTACAATGTTCATTATTATTGCTACGAAATCTTATACTTTCTTCAACCTGACTTTGTGAAATATTGTGAAATTCATAACTTACTGTTCTTTTTAATAATAACTTGACTGTACCACTATCTTCTATCTCAGAAATGTCGTATTGCCAATTAGCATTTTTTCTAATAGACTTGGCATTGAGCAAATCTTTCTGGATAATACTAAAGAAATTCATGTCTATTATAGTTTTGAAAACAGACAGAATTGCATCTTTTGCAGTATCTTCCTGAAATTTACTAAGCTTTTCTTCAAGTTGTTTCCGTTCATCTTCTTCAATATAACGAATAAAAAAAGCTGAAATAAATAAGGCAATTCCTAAGGTTAAGCAAACATTAGCGAATATATCTAAAAAAGGCTTTGTTTTATTTAATTGATAAATTATTGATTCAGTTATTTTGCCATTAAAAACAGATGAAATTGTTCTCGACGAAACTGAATATTCATTAGACTGATAAACAAAATACCCTCCTATTATAATAAGTGATAAGGATAATGGCAATGCATTCTTTTTTATCCATAAACTTATTTTGTCTTTTTCACTTTTCATAGTGCCAAATCATTAATATTAACAAATGAAATGTAATTCAGTAAAATATTAAAGAATGTAAATTGTTATAACATCTAATTGCTTTGAGTCTGAAATCGACAATAGAGCCTCTCCGCCGTCAAAACAGGGGCTTCTCTGTTCGGCTGCTTCTCGGGTACTATTACACCGCCCGACTCCCGGTTCGCTTCTGCATCAATTCTTCGGGTTCTCTCCTTCATTGATACTACCCTCCTGCCTTTTGCCTTGGGCCAGGGAGCTTGCCGGGTCTCCCGATTCCCGCGTAAAAAGCTTCCACACATGCTGCTGGTCTTCGATTCCGCCGTAGCCAACCATACCTCGCCATAACAGTACGGTCAGTGTTGCTTTCCCTTTCGTTCAATAAGGTATGCCTACGGATTAGGGTGATTTCGGAACTCATTACAGCGCCTGCGCTTTCCTCTGTCAACGCTTCCCCACGGCATTGCTGCACGTCGAGGCATGACTCGGGGCCATGATGGCTAGCTATACCTTTCATGTAAGACTCTTGCATTCTTTACTCTTTGCCGGTTTTCATCGGCGCTTTCGAAACGTCCCCAAGTATTTCCCATTTTGTCGTTTGTATTTTGATAGCACTGTCGGTCTGTTAGCCTTGCCCATAACGCTGGCGGTTGCCAACGGCGGGTTTTCGGTGACCTTTCAACGGAGCACTGACGTTTCCATCAGCAACTTGCTATCCGCCGAAGCCCGCCAACCCGCTGGGGGCAGACCGCTTGTTAGCACCTTTACTTTGTTTTTATTTCAGTATAGTTGTCTTTTTTCAATTCACTGATATAATCATTAAATTTTGTTTTCATCCAAGAATATTTAATTTTAATATCTGGTGCTTTTGCCTCTTTTAATCCTGTTTCAATAATCTCTTTTAGTTTATTAATATACTCAGGAAAATCTAGTTCAGGGTCATCAAGTTCACTTTCAGCCTTAGTAATATAATCAACATACAGCATTCCATCACCGTCGACAGAAACAATATCTTTTATTGCGTTAAGTTCATCTTTGGGCGTATGATGTTTTGCATGATGTTTTGCCGCAAGTTCAATAATTGAAATATCGAGAATAACACGAGGATATAATGCTGCTTTACTTTCTGTTTCATAAGCTGTAACCATTGCGGGTCCAAAAAGAATTTTATCAGTATGAATAAGTTTGCCATATGCAATACCTCCTCTACATATTATTCCTCTTCTTGTTAAATTAACTAATAATCCAAGAATATCAGAAAGGGTATAATATATTTCACTTGTTTCGGTTTCTTCAAATGAAATAACTATACTATCAGAAAACTGAGTAATTTTTTTTGATTTCGAAAAATGTTCATCAGGTTTGTCAATATCCAAATAATCCCTAATCATCAGAAGACTTTCATTTAATAAGTCCACTTTTTCTGACAAATCATTACCATTGTTGTCACATGTCTTCCGGATTATCTCTTTAAATCCGAGGATGTCAATAAAAACAGTTATTCTATTTTCGTAGTTCATATATTTATTTTTAGTATTGGTGCTAACTCCTTTATATATGCACCGTATCACACTCAAAGGTGCATATAGCCAGCTATTCAGGCATGCTTTATACACCTTCGAGGTGCATAATATTTTTACAAATTGTCAAACGGACTGGAAATTTTCAGTAAATTCTGTTCGCATACG from Candidatus Chlorobium masyuteum encodes the following:
- a CDS encoding addiction module antidote protein; translation: MKTTYAPFDVADYLNNDQVIAEYLTVAAEDPNPDVFIAAIGDVAKARGISQIAKESGLGRESLYKALRIGAHPRFETIKAVLHALGVKLTVVSEHSV
- a CDS encoding type II toxin-antitoxin system RelE/ParE family toxin → MNTFIRASGFDSWLSDLTDQTAKARILARLQSAVFGNFGECEPVGEGVSEMKIHVGAGYRVYYTRTGQTVYFLLAGGDKSTQKKDIARAKKMARELKESNR
- a CDS encoding helix-turn-helix domain-containing protein, with protein sequence MQIKPIKTEQDYQQALKRLEEIFDAKTDTKDGDELEILGILIENYEEEYFPIDSPDPIAAIEFRMDQMGMDQQDLTRIIGSKSRTSDLLNRKRPLSIRQIRLLHKELHIPADVLLKVY
- a CDS encoding helix-turn-helix domain-containing protein: MAASHAPEGWKKKVSPIITPIHEFSATEIKALREREEVSQTVFALYMNVSKDSVSQWERGLKKQAGPTLKLLSLIKQKGLSAIA
- a CDS encoding type II toxin-antitoxin system HigB family toxin is translated as MRVISRKTLVQFWTKHRDAEQPLKAWFREAGQAHWSSPNELKQQFPSASILSSNRVVFNIKGNTYRLIAMINFDYGQVFIRFVGTHAEYDKIDATMI